One genomic segment of Candidatus Hydrogenedentota bacterium includes these proteins:
- a CDS encoding response regulator, giving the protein DDLLDLILDEPNRPKEEQHNRYEVIFYSSYMQFTVFLSERTDNILPPPTTIPLCPDLAEKMARNEDTAAGSFFLWRYPSQGKNVPVLLAYHRLDTRFPVYVAVHQPTQGVFATINIAAVLTLLVSTLVIAFFCLIAYRIVNNSIIRPVSLLNEGAQIIRQGNFDLKVRTDAGGEIDELATSFNQMASALRTNVHQLKESEEKYRNLVLSMRDARFQTDVKDKITFINPAGAFILGYESFDDLLGKKLVDFFLDKEEHTNLTKSLVVSPYVENIRIWLKRADDQSACVEFSGTPIFDTHNSFAGIDGSFRDVTHSVILEKEVQERAERITFINQIANLVNSSVEAGLVYESLNREIRHLVAYDYAAISLKLSDGTFETRQLYPEPKEGPALFPRMDDDNSTAGWVAQEGRYLLVEDLENASLPIRYQFPASVKSILCVPLHALDGIAGALTFGSDQVGGFTRNHAEILEQIAPHLTSAIRNAQLLENLKESLTNVNQAKEKLHAANIELKSLDEMKVHLLSNVSHELRTPLVAVMGYTDMILNSKAGPITDQQEEYLNIVMRNVEKLVVLIENLLDFSRVHRGSEEMLFTHFDVVNCILSSMQSVRPTADARSIPLHLEVHDSEGNSVTPPLLVDGDKGKLGQVFNNLISNAVKFNSDGGSVTIDLEVRKKDIRFSVIDTGIGIPKEAQDKIFNRFYQYDSSSTRKYGGTGIGLAIAQDFVGLHGGRITVSSEEGKGTAFRFTLPRYEKSDLSEETQWHMVMPTETHLLFELVSQDRALSSQIRQILTSEGMDIIHAVYPAAATTLANKYNPDCIIVDTESGPTGRLLLDELLSDPSIAAFPMMILTDNDRLYESFKNRIDSRIKRSFRKSTLLSGIHYALGQKPLTTPKLGANILYVDNDEQTCLFIKRCLKEEGYKVDYCHTGAEALKQVNAEHYWLVMLELALTDADGWDICRQIKNDPALEGIKVFIVTSKTVEHHSMKMQESGADSFLMKPFKADEIASAVETYDPEHFQGDADTII; this is encoded by the coding sequence TCTTAAGCGAGCGTACGGATAATATCCTGCCCCCGCCGACAACAATCCCTCTATGTCCCGACCTTGCAGAAAAAATGGCACGTAACGAAGATACCGCCGCGGGCTCTTTCTTCCTTTGGCGCTATCCCTCCCAAGGGAAAAACGTGCCCGTGCTCCTTGCCTACCACCGACTGGATACGCGTTTTCCCGTCTATGTCGCTGTCCATCAACCGACCCAAGGTGTCTTTGCCACGATCAACATCGCAGCAGTCTTGACGCTTTTAGTGAGCACTCTGGTTATTGCGTTTTTCTGTTTAATTGCCTATCGCATTGTGAATAACAGCATTATCCGGCCCGTGTCGCTGCTCAACGAAGGCGCACAAATTATCCGACAAGGTAATTTCGATTTGAAAGTGCGTACTGATGCGGGCGGCGAAATTGACGAGCTTGCCACATCCTTCAACCAAATGGCCTCTGCACTGCGCACAAATGTGCATCAATTAAAAGAATCAGAGGAAAAATATCGGAACCTTGTTTTGTCTATGCGTGATGCACGGTTTCAAACCGATGTCAAAGACAAAATCACCTTTATCAACCCTGCAGGCGCCTTTATTTTAGGATACGAATCTTTTGATGATCTCTTGGGCAAAAAACTGGTTGATTTCTTTTTGGACAAAGAGGAACACACAAACCTCACCAAAAGCTTGGTCGTATCGCCTTATGTTGAAAACATCCGTATTTGGTTGAAACGGGCCGATGATCAAAGCGCCTGTGTGGAATTCTCCGGTACGCCAATCTTTGACACACACAATTCCTTTGCAGGCATAGACGGATCTTTTCGGGATGTGACCCACAGCGTCATCTTGGAAAAGGAAGTGCAAGAACGAGCCGAACGAATCACCTTCATTAATCAGATCGCCAATCTCGTTAATTCCAGCGTGGAGGCGGGGCTCGTTTATGAAAGCCTGAACCGTGAGATTCGTCACCTTGTCGCGTATGACTATGCAGCCATTTCTCTCAAATTAAGCGACGGTACCTTTGAAACCCGTCAGCTTTATCCTGAACCCAAAGAAGGCCCCGCCCTCTTCCCCCGTATGGATGATGATAACAGTACGGCGGGCTGGGTGGCGCAAGAAGGCAGATATCTTCTCGTTGAGGATCTTGAAAACGCGTCGCTGCCCATACGCTACCAATTCCCCGCTTCAGTGAAAAGCATTCTCTGTGTGCCCCTGCACGCCCTCGACGGCATCGCCGGTGCCTTGACCTTTGGCTCCGATCAGGTCGGTGGTTTTACACGGAACCACGCGGAGATTCTTGAACAGATAGCGCCGCATCTTACCTCTGCCATACGCAATGCTCAGTTGCTCGAAAATCTTAAAGAATCGCTGACCAATGTGAATCAAGCCAAAGAAAAGCTGCACGCCGCCAATATTGAACTGAAATCATTGGACGAAATGAAGGTGCATCTCTTATCCAATGTGTCTCATGAATTGCGCACGCCCCTTGTCGCGGTCATGGGATACACGGACATGATCTTGAACAGCAAGGCTGGCCCCATCACCGACCAACAAGAAGAGTACCTCAATATTGTCATGCGCAATGTTGAAAAACTGGTTGTCCTAATTGAAAACCTCTTGGACTTCTCTCGGGTTCATCGCGGTTCGGAAGAAATGCTCTTCACCCACTTTGATGTAGTCAATTGCATTTTGTCCAGCATGCAATCCGTGCGCCCCACAGCCGATGCGCGGTCGATCCCACTGCATCTGGAAGTACATGATTCCGAAGGAAATTCTGTTACGCCGCCTTTATTGGTCGACGGTGATAAGGGCAAGCTGGGGCAAGTCTTTAACAATCTGATTTCCAATGCTGTAAAATTCAATTCTGATGGCGGTTCCGTTACTATTGATCTTGAAGTACGGAAAAAAGATATTCGTTTTTCCGTTATCGATACGGGCATCGGCATCCCCAAGGAAGCGCAAGACAAGATCTTCAACCGCTTTTATCAATATGACAGTTCGTCTACCCGTAAATATGGAGGCACAGGAATCGGCCTTGCCATTGCGCAGGATTTTGTCGGGCTTCATGGCGGCCGTATTACCGTGTCCAGTGAAGAAGGCAAAGGAACGGCTTTCCGTTTTACCTTGCCCCGCTACGAAAAATCTGATTTATCCGAAGAGACCCAATGGCATATGGTCATGCCCACTGAGACCCATTTATTGTTTGAACTGGTCTCTCAGGATCGTGCGTTAAGCTCCCAGATTCGCCAGATCTTAACCTCGGAAGGGATGGATATTATTCATGCTGTCTATCCTGCAGCAGCGACTACCCTCGCCAACAAATACAATCCCGACTGCATTATCGTAGACACAGAATCAGGTCCTACGGGGCGGCTCCTGCTCGACGAGCTCTTGTCGGATCCTTCCATCGCCGCATTTCCCATGATGATCTTGACCGATAATGACCGCCTCTATGAGAGCTTTAAAAATCGTATTGATTCCCGAATAAAACGATCCTTTAGAAAAAGTACGCTCTTGAGCGGTATTCATTACGCCTTGGGACAAAAGCCCCTTACCACGCCCAAACTCGGCGCGAACATTCTCTACGTCGATAACGATGAGCAAACTTGTCTCTTTATTAAGCGCTGCTTGAAAGAAGAGGGCTATAAAGTAGACTATTGCCATACGGGCGCGGAAGCCTTGAAGCAGGTCAATGCAGAACACTATTGGCTGGTTATGCTTGAACTTGCGTTAACCGATGCCGACGGTTGGGATATCTGTCGTCAAATTAAAAATGATCCGGCTTTGGAAGGGATTAAGGTATTCATTGTCACTTCTAAAACGGTGGAACACCATTCCATGAAAATGCAGGAATCCGGTGCGGACAGTTTTTTGATGAAACCTTTTAAGGCCGATGAAATTGCCTCGGCTGTCGAAACCTATGATCCGGAACATTTCCAGGGCGACGCTGATACAATTATTTGA
- a CDS encoding NUDIX hydrolase, whose translation MNLFCYRYPRPMVTVDAVVFSELKQEQQIALIRRKNDPFAGSWALPGGFLDMDESLDAAVARELKEETGLVDIPLRQFHSFGDLGRDPRGRSISVAYLGFLAAPAPLCAADDACDAAWFPVDKLPGLAFDHDKIISLAQNFFKGIFQ comes from the coding sequence ATGAACCTTTTTTGCTATCGTTATCCGCGGCCTATGGTTACGGTTGATGCTGTTGTCTTTTCCGAGTTGAAGCAAGAGCAGCAAATAGCATTGATACGCAGGAAAAACGATCCTTTTGCCGGATCTTGGGCATTGCCGGGCGGCTTTCTGGATATGGATGAAAGCCTTGACGCTGCTGTTGCCCGTGAATTAAAAGAAGAAACCGGTTTGGTTGATATACCCTTAAGACAATTCCACAGCTTTGGCGACCTCGGTCGTGATCCGCGAGGCCGCTCTATCTCTGTAGCGTATCTGGGCTTTCTCGCAGCACCGGCGCCTTTGTGTGCTGCAGATGACGCTTGCGATGCGGCTTGGTTTCCGGTTGACAAATTGCCCGGCCTCGCATTCGATCACGATAAAATTATTAGTCTTGCCCAAAACTTTTTCAAAGGAATATTCCAATGA
- a CDS encoding isochorismatase family protein has protein sequence MKSVTSKDALIVVDVQNDFCSGGALPVLHGSGVIRKINCIQKNFDHLIFSRDWHPDDHCSFVEAPEFKDASWPVHCVQDTPGAEFHGDLRVPVDAIIVNKAIFADREAYSAFDGTGLAEMLQNRGVERVFVTGLALDYCVQATALDALKAGFGAVLVEDATQAANPDATQDVLNRLQEAGVQIIKSDCLL, from the coding sequence ATGAAATCTGTAACTTCAAAAGATGCTTTAATCGTCGTCGATGTTCAAAATGACTTTTGTTCCGGAGGCGCCTTACCGGTGCTCCACGGCTCCGGTGTTATTCGAAAAATCAACTGTATCCAAAAGAATTTTGATCATCTTATCTTTTCCCGAGATTGGCATCCCGATGATCACTGCAGTTTTGTGGAAGCGCCGGAATTTAAAGATGCCAGCTGGCCCGTTCACTGTGTTCAGGATACGCCGGGCGCAGAGTTTCATGGCGATTTGCGTGTTCCTGTGGACGCGATAATCGTCAACAAAGCCATCTTCGCCGATCGCGAAGCCTACAGCGCTTTCGATGGTACGGGGCTTGCCGAAATGCTGCAAAATCGCGGTGTGGAGCGCGTATTCGTGACCGGACTCGCCTTAGATTATTGTGTGCAGGCGACTGCCCTTGATGCCTTGAAAGCCGGCTTTGGCGCCGTATTGGTGGAAGACGCGACCCAAGCAGCAAACCCCGATGCGACCCAAGACGTGCTGAACCGCTTACAAGAGGCAGGTGTCCAAATTATTAAAAGTGATTGCCTCCTATGA